The DNA region ATGAGCCTTGCTGACTTCAAGGGCAAATATCTGGTCCTATTCTTCTACCCACTGGATTTGTGAGTGTgtcactgttttatttatgcatATAAAAGATGAGAGTTTGTGCAGgaatacaaaaaaaatcccaaaccaTGTGAACATTGGGACAATCGTGTGTTGTTGGGTTACAGATTTTCCTTTTTGGCTATGAAACTCCGTTTCAAGGTTCTTTACAGATGTAAACGTGACTCGTGGTGCTGTTTTATTGCAGCACCTTTGTGTGTCCCACAGAGATAATCGCGTTCAGTGACAAGGCCAATGAATTCCATGATGTCAACTGTGAGGTGGTGGGTGTGTCTGTGGACTCTCACTTCACACACCTGGCGTGGATCAACACACCACGGAAGGTatagtccccccccaccccccgatgGTCTGCTGTTGCATCGTGGGTCTGATAATTAACCAAAGTAACTGAAGGCCCCATGATGTCCTTGTGTTCTGTCAGACTGGAGGTTTGGGCCACATTCACATCCCCCTGCTGTCAGACCTGACTAAGCAGATCTCTAGAGACTACGGCGTGCTGCTGGAGGGTCCAGGCATCGCCCTCAGGTAGGTTCATGTCTACACATTCCTGCAGTGTCTTTTATTGCACTCCAAATTTTTAAAGTTAGAGTATTGATTTGCCCAGTGGGTAGGAGCAGGATTCCTCCTCGTTAGTTTGACATGAATCTTTCTATTTTCTCAACAATGTTGCCTAATATCTAACTTTTCCTCCAGGGGACTGTTTGTTATCGACCCCAGCGGCGTGGTGAAACACATGAGCATCAACGACCTGCCCGTGGGCCGGTCCGTAGAGGAGACCCTTCGCTTGGTGAAGGCATTCCAGTTCGTGGAAACCCACGGCGAGGTGTGTCCGGCGAGCTGGACTCCGGAGTCCCCGACGGTCAGTTTCTACAGGTCTAATTGCTGAGATGCTGTTGGGATGGTCATCAGTGGCACTTGAGCATGTGTTCTTTATGTCAGGGGTCACTGGAAACTAGTTTTGaattttttccctctgttttgcTTTCAGATTAAACCAACTCCAGAAGGATCAAAAGAGTACTTTGGAAAGGTCAACTGAATATTGGCATCGCAACTGTAGTATTTAAAACAGAGAATGATACTCATCCAAAACTCATTTGATATTCAGTGTCTAAGTTGAGTGTACAAACAAAACCCAAATAAATCAGTTCTTTAGAAATTACAGCGTAACTACTGATTCATGGCGCTGCGCCATCACATTCTGATGTCCTTTGTAGCTTCTTTTCTGGGTTTGCTTAAAAATACCATCCGAGTCACGACCATGCATCATAACCCCTGTACATAAACATGTTTAATTactgtctgttttgttttttttacagcaagTTAATATGCAGATCCAAAACATCTGATTAGACACTTTTACACAACATAAGGTGTCAAAACCAAATTCGGGGAATGGGGTGCATTGCCACTTCTCATACAGGTAGGGTACATACTGTATTTACATAAAATGGAGAAAAGGGCTTCAAAAATACACCACTGTGTGGTGATGAAAACATCTACAGGTGAACATGTCAACTTTTATACAGTATGTTGGCAGAAACAAAGCGACTGCCTCCTGACATTCACAGGTGTTTCAGGTTGGGCTTTAGAACGAGATGGAGATGGCTTAATGGAAAACCTTaatggaaacttttttttttttttttttttttaaagcttgaAATAATATCTGAACTGATAAATGTCTACAAGCAAACTTAGTGCACACTGAATTGTTCCAAGAATGAAGAATAGAACCCAACTGCCCTGGCTGACTGGATGAGATGGTTGGAAAACTCATGCAACTTCAGGCAGGCTATAAGTGCCACCAGCCCCACCCCaagcaaacaaagacaaaaatattgTTTTCCACTCAattcataaaaaaagaaacaccctGTAGTAAATCTGTacaatgaaaatacattttgggATCTACATCTAAAGGTACATTAAGGTTATATACACTCCCATCCATATATTATCTTTACAAGTAGTCTTCATTCAAACCCAAACATTAAGAAAGCCCCAGTGAAATGGGGGAAATGAGATCACATCAAACATGTTTATACTGTACCTCAACCCTCAGGACTAAAATCTCAACTGGATGGACTGCTACTATAACAGGGAATTAATCATTGTTTTTAAACTGGGGAATGATTCTGGAttgacatttttatgtttttttccccacagtgaTGTAAATCAAAAATACAAACTGTCATAATGATGTTTGGACTAACTTTAAGGATACAAAATAGAAATCAAGTCAGAACACTAGCAGATCCCCGACTCTCTACATTCCGACACAATAGAACAAAGGCTTTCAAAACACTTTGGCCTCTTCACTGAAGAGAGCTACACAGTTCCTTCAAAAACATTTAtgttctctggtctctggtgggACTGGGTTACAAAAGAGAAGCCATGTCAGCCTTAAACTTTAGTCTGAATACAATTGATAAAAATCAAatccttttctttgtctctgttgCAGATGCAATCTTGTTTTGAGGTGTGGCGGTGAAATTCATTAAGGAAAAGGAAACTTAAACCACCTACATTGTACAAAGCCAGACTCTCATGATCTCTTTGCAAGAAAGAAAAGTAATGAACGACTTGTGCCTGGCGTCTTTCGGGTTACATGTAGGAAAATCTTTTAATATCCCTGTGTTGCTGCTTCGCTTCTTAGTCAATTTTCACATTTGTGTAGATCTTCCTCACAAAGGCACTTGTTCCCATGTATCCAACAGCACCTGCAACAAGCACATCTCATTCAGCTGACCTGACACAGGCGAGGACAAGAGGGGCTACACAACAGAACATCATTAGAAAATACACATTAAAACGATCTCAAAGTAGACATTAGATGCTCCATAGGAACCATGTAATGTACAGTGGCAAAATGAAAGAGGTCAGTCAGTTCAACTTAACCACTACCAAAAATAATTCATGTCCATTTTCAAAAATAACTCACcaaacaaaaggcaaaaaacagCATCGCTTTTGTTAGTGTGATCACGTTACCGCTTCATCATCACTTTGAATCAGGCTCTGCCAGTTGAACTGGTCAGTTTAAGTGGCAGAGCCCAATTTAAATCCACAAGCTGTTAAACAAGTTACCTGACAACTATCAACTGTAAAATCCAAACTCCAGTAGTTCAGAGCATTCAGCATATTTAAAAATACTTGGGAACACTTAACACTGTAATTAGGCATCTATACATGAATATAGCACTCAAGAGCTCTGATAGATGCAAAAGCTAAATTCCTTTTGAGTTTATTACACTGTGGAACATGACTGAAGACTCACCACACATAATTCCTAAAGCAGTGCTGAACACAGCCATGTAACCAAAGTAGAAGGATGTCTGGAACAGCCCGTACATCCTGgaaggaaacaaagaaagaaaaatgactggGTTTTGCCAAAACTATTTGGAAATGCTTTCAAGCCTCAGGTGTGAATATGACTTGTATATACTGTaggttaccgtattttcacgactataaggcgcacctaaaaaactgagattttctcaaaaattgacggtgcaccttataatatggtgcgccttgtgtgtggactgagttccaaaatctgctgtgtgcctttggtgggtgcactacggtaaacgctccgcccatcgattagcggcacacctatgcgtaaggacctcctaaaatggcgccggtcaagcgacacgcgtatgaggcttactttaaactgcagacCATCTAATAtatggctgaaaatggcaatcgagcagctgcaagacattttaatggaaatgagtCCATGTttagaaagtggagaaaacaagaaagtgaacgaaagtgaggaagacgaagctgagtttctgcgggaacaaagcaaggtggcccgagctggaagaccaaGTGGGACAGTTgtttgtggaacagcgaacaactggaaggggcggctctactgtcaccatccgacaaaaggccaaagcgattgctgaagaaatggatgttttcgctttatgaggaggcggcatctctccatacgtgcaaggacaactgttgcgcagcggctgcatcatctatgaggcagcggcaggcaagttatgccaccatatgcgggtggattatAGACGCAttggctatgataccgtcttcatgtattgtaagtgGTTTCACAAAAGTCGGCATCAACTCTGAAgtggaaccggtcggtgagtctgattcagatgatgaagaagaggaattcgggatgttggacattgaaatagtgcagctgtttaattcagatacagaagatgaaaactttgatggttttgtggtggaagaacgaatgttttgttcaataaatgtgtcgaaactcactgttttacttccgttgtcattttttactgtatgttttagcatgcgcctaaaaaTACGGTGTGCCTtgtggtcgtgaaaatacggtagataAAACCTGGAACTTACTTAGTTTTGAAGAAGTAGTAGTAAAACGAGTACATGTAAACGTAAACAGCCGTGgatgcagcagagaggaaacttGTCCATTGCCTGGAAAAGACGGGATCAATGTCAATCGGACCTTGGACAGATGATTAAGAGGTGCTGAATCAATGAGGCTCCACAGCTACACTCACCATCTGTAGTCCTCAGCATTGAGCAGGAAGTATGTGCAAACGATGGTGACGCAAACCGTCACGATGCAGAGGATGACCAGGACCAGCATCATAAAACCGTACACATAGTAAATTTTGTAGGCCCAAAAGGAGGTGAAGATAAAGTACCTGAAACGCAAAAGCCAACATGAAGTCACCTGCTGCCAACGTCCCCAAACTACACCTGTGTTAAGGTGCGTTGGCATCAAATGCAAGTGGGAACTTGCATGCACAAAATATGAGAACCCAGGATTTGTTTTATAGGAATGAGAAGACAAACAATAGATGATGCAGCTCTTTTAgtaaaatatgaatataaatgacAACTTCTTAAAAATGCACAACTCTGTCTAAGTGGAACAGGCATCAATAGGATGTGTGCCAGGGAACTTTGTACAGCTACAGCGGTGAATTTTGCATCCATCCCACAATTCACGTCTGAATTCACATCTTGTGCATTTGCACTGACTTTGTATGTAAACTGGTCGCACAATTAGCGTCACTCGCTTTTGGTGTAAACGGACCTTTGGAGCAAAGACTTACATTTCAATGAAAATAGACCCAAAAGGAAGGATTCCTCCCAGACAAACGATGACTGCTGGCTCCATGAACCTGTGATAACACAAAAGACAACATAAACAAGCCACATCAAAAGGTCATCTGAGTTTATCCTTTTGGAGCAAGAAGTGCCAATAACTGAAGGACTAGAAGGAAATCTGAAGTTTCTTGAAGCAACGCATTACTGAGAATGTTACTGCACCTGTTTACCACTCTTTTCATACTCCTTTTAAGAGTTTGTACAGGCATCATTTCATAGAAGGGTTCTCTCCAGGTACTCTACTCTGAATTGGTGCCTGTCTGTGTATATTAGCCAACAAAGTCTCCCGCCCAAAGGCATCCAGGATAACTCCAGACATGGATCAACACCAGCCTTTATCCAACCAGAGGGAAGGATGGATTTGGTTGGATGATTTCTCATCTACTTCATACTTCAATGATCCAACCATTTCTCATCTACTTCAATATTGATAACTAACACCTAAAGAAGGGACACCTACAGTTAAGGCTGTAGTAATTTGACTTTACAACAACAGGAGATTTTCTGTCAATTCAAACCTGATTTTCCAACACACTACTAAAAGGTTGGACCCACTTTTGCCATCAGAACTGCATCAATTCCTTTATGCAGCTCTTGGAACAGTTCCTCAAAGATTTTGACAGATCTGTCATGTGGGCAGGTTCTGAAACACTGAGACCACCCCTTTGGCACCAAAAACCACGACATCTTCAAAGCcacttaaatcccctttcttcctttctggtGCTGGGTTGAACTTCGGTAAGTTATCTTGACCACATCTACGTGCCTGAATGCATTGAGTTGcagccatgtgattggctgattagccATTTGTGTTAAGCAATTGAACAGGttgacctaataaagtggccggtgtgTGTAGGCACATTATAGTCAGTCAAAGTGGATGTTGTCTTGCTGAATATTAGCAATTTATTCAGCAGTTAAGTACTCAGGGCAAACACCCACCATTTCTTCTCTGGGATTGGCCGTGGCACTGCATTCACTCGGCAGGGAAAGTTCGGCTGGCCAGACAGATTCCTCCCCAGAATTGTTCCCACCAAGTTCAGTGGCAGAataacaaagaagcagatgcaGCAGACAGCGACCTGCGAAAAGCATAAACACCAGTGGAGCTCGCCATCTACATCAGTTT from Takifugu rubripes chromosome 4, fTakRub1.2, whole genome shotgun sequence includes:
- the prdx3 gene encoding thioredoxin-dependent peroxide reductase, mitochondrial; translated protein: MAATIGRLLRTSALVAAGGLKVTPACQRVASATARALTGPALQRACFSTNTSRWAPAVTQPAPAFKGTAVHNGEFKEMSLADFKGKYLVLFFYPLDFTFVCPTEIIAFSDKANEFHDVNCEVVGVSVDSHFTHLAWINTPRKTGGLGHIHIPLLSDLTKQISRDYGVLLEGPGIALRGLFVIDPSGVVKHMSINDLPVGRSVEETLRLVKAFQFVETHGEVCPASWTPESPTIKPTPEGSKEYFGKVN